A genomic window from Terrisporobacter glycolicus ATCC 14880 = DSM 1288 includes:
- a CDS encoding ligand-binding sensor domain-containing protein, with translation MNRLKYTLILLTILICILPKDIYASKMMNFENITIENGLSQATAETIIQDSKGYIWIGTNDGLNRYNGTDIKVFKYEEDIENSIISNYITALGEDKNGNLWVGTDEGLSKINLSDYSIKNYRYYKNNKDKPYYAILTIYVDDKGKVYMGNNNGLYLYDEEEDSFDKILGLKDNISDKNIYSINKDSQGDLWIGTGQGINKIDAKTNKVSQYTIGKIKTTQWGKISSIVFDNENNLWVGTSEQGLKKIDLKNNKVKSFNMDENNSNKLQSNAIRKILQDRSGHIWIATEKGLSKHIKGDTFVTYKNKDYDNSTLANNIVFTLMEDDSGLIWAGTYTGVSIFDSRNKIQIYKNDPTEENSLSNNVVMGVYEDDEGLLWIGTRDKGLNVIDRENDNITHIYEGNTKYDLSTNAISVIKGKGNIIWVGTRNGVNKIDKRNKTIEKYTTEDGLIDNNIKSLFIDSKNNLWIGTPKGLNILNIESEEVFGMTDKLIKAGIQDPYIQEIYEDKDGIFWIGGYTSGGLIKLDPRKNTIETFNNYKREYGDEAVVNTIRNIVEDDNNNLWIGTNDGLLKFNKDKKTFEAYTEKDGLANNIVYQILVDEDKNLWMSTNNGISKFDINNNRFTNLRSTDGLQSNEFNGNSAYKCKNGDFVFGGIKGLNIFNPKEVLQTNYEGRVNFDSFEVEGEDYENIDGKVFKYDENFIRIKYFLTDYRKNNNIQYYYKLEGANDDWVLVKNNEAIFGDLKPGKYKFRIKCRNNSGEMSEENSVSFTIKPPIWKSNIAIILYVIIVMFLLYNNRNKMKKLDKLVNKKTSQLNDEMEKNKILYEKVIQAERSKNNYFINLSHELRTPLNVINSIEQLIRSICNSEKELTKDKLESYMDIMKSNTDRLLNLINNIIDTSKIENGKYKLNKEKKDIVFIVEEATLSLKESIESSGIDLIFDTEVEEKIINCDKYDIERCIVNLVSNAQKFTPKGGSIRVNIEDLKDFVKITVEDTGIGIEKKYHNIIFDRFNQIVDEHGENKGGSGLGLTITKHIIDLHEGRIKVESEKNKGTKFTIILPVK, from the coding sequence GTGAATAGATTAAAATATACATTAATTCTTTTAACAATTTTAATATGTATATTGCCTAAAGATATATATGCATCTAAAATGATGAATTTTGAAAATATAACAATAGAAAATGGATTATCTCAAGCTACAGCGGAAACCATAATTCAGGACAGTAAAGGATATATATGGATAGGTACAAATGATGGGTTGAACAGATATAATGGAACCGATATAAAAGTTTTTAAGTATGAGGAGGATATTGAAAATAGTATTATAAGTAATTATATAACGGCTCTCGGGGAAGATAAGAATGGAAATCTGTGGGTAGGGACAGATGAAGGTTTGAGTAAAATAAATTTATCTGATTACTCTATAAAAAATTATCGATACTATAAAAATAATAAAGACAAGCCTTATTATGCTATTTTAACAATTTATGTAGATGATAAAGGTAAGGTATATATGGGTAATAATAATGGATTATATCTTTACGATGAAGAAGAAGATAGCTTCGATAAGATTCTAGGTTTAAAGGATAATATTAGTGATAAAAATATTTACTCAATAAATAAGGATTCACAAGGTGATTTATGGATAGGTACTGGTCAAGGAATAAATAAAATAGATGCTAAAACAAACAAAGTATCACAGTACACTATTGGAAAGATAAAAACTACTCAGTGGGGAAAGATATCATCTATAGTTTTTGATAATGAGAACAATTTATGGGTAGGAACTTCGGAACAAGGACTAAAAAAGATAGATTTAAAAAATAATAAAGTTAAATCTTTTAATATGGATGAAAATAATTCAAATAAATTGCAGTCTAATGCCATAAGAAAAATATTACAAGATAGAAGTGGACACATATGGATAGCAACTGAAAAAGGTCTAAGTAAACATATAAAAGGAGATACATTTGTTACGTATAAGAATAAAGATTATGATAATAGCACTTTGGCTAATAATATTGTGTTCACACTTATGGAAGATGACAGCGGATTAATTTGGGCAGGAACGTATACAGGAGTAAGTATATTTGATTCAAGAAATAAAATACAAATATACAAAAATGATCCTACAGAGGAGAATTCACTAAGCAATAATGTGGTAATGGGAGTTTATGAGGATGATGAAGGATTATTATGGATAGGTACTAGAGATAAAGGTTTAAACGTAATTGATAGAGAAAATGATAATATTACACATATTTATGAAGGAAATACTAAATATGATTTGAGTACAAATGCCATAAGTGTTATTAAGGGAAAAGGAAATATTATTTGGGTAGGAACTAGAAATGGTGTAAATAAAATAGATAAACGAAATAAAACTATTGAAAAATATACCACGGAGGATGGATTAATAGACAATAATATTAAGTCTTTATTTATAGATAGTAAAAATAATTTATGGATAGGAACACCAAAAGGGCTTAATATTTTAAATATAGAATCTGAAGAAGTTTTTGGAATGACAGATAAATTAATAAAAGCTGGAATCCAAGATCCATATATTCAAGAAATTTATGAAGATAAAGACGGTATTTTTTGGATTGGAGGGTACACTTCAGGAGGTCTTATTAAACTTGATCCAAGAAAAAATACAATAGAAACATTTAATAACTATAAAAGAGAATATGGTGATGAAGCCGTTGTGAATACCATAAGAAATATAGTAGAAGATGATAATAATAATCTTTGGATAGGAACTAATGATGGATTATTAAAGTTCAACAAGGACAAAAAAACATTCGAAGCTTATACTGAGAAGGATGGTCTAGCTAATAATATAGTTTATCAAATATTAGTAGATGAAGATAAAAACCTTTGGATGAGTACTAATAATGGTATTTCAAAATTTGATATTAATAATAATAGATTTACTAACTTAAGAAGTACAGATGGTCTTCAAAGTAACGAATTTAATGGAAATTCGGCATACAAATGTAAAAATGGAGATTTTGTATTTGGTGGAATCAAAGGATTAAATATTTTCAATCCAAAGGAAGTCTTACAAACGAACTATGAAGGAAGAGTGAATTTTGATAGCTTTGAAGTGGAAGGTGAAGACTATGAAAATATAGATGGTAAAGTTTTTAAATATGATGAAAATTTTATAAGAATTAAATATTTCCTTACTGATTACAGAAAAAATAATAACATTCAATATTATTATAAGTTAGAAGGGGCTAATGATGATTGGGTTCTTGTAAAAAATAATGAAGCTATATTTGGAGACTTAAAGCCTGGAAAATATAAATTTAGAATAAAATGTAGAAATAATAGTGGTGAGATGAGTGAAGAAAATAGTGTTAGCTTTACAATAAAGCCTCCTATTTGGAAAAGTAATATAGCAATTATTTTATACGTTATTATTGTTATGTTTTTATTATATAACAATAGAAATAAAATGAAAAAGCTTGATAAATTAGTAAATAAAAAAACAAGTCAATTAAATGATGAGATGGAAAAAAATAAGATTTTATATGAAAAAGTTATACAAGCTGAAAGAAGTAAAAATAATTATTTTATAAATTTATCACATGAACTTAGAACACCATTAAATGTAATAAACTCTATTGAACAGTTAATAAGAAGTATTTGTAACTCAGAAAAAGAGTTAACAAAAGATAAATTAGAAAGTTATATGGATATTATGAAAAGTAATACAGATAGATTACTAAATTTAATAAACAATATAATAGATACATCTAAAATAGAAAATGGAAAATATAAGCTTAATAAAGAAAAAAAGGATATAGTTTTTATTGTGGAAGAAGCAACTTTAAGTTTAAAAGAAAGTATAGAGTCTAGCGGTATAGACCTAATATTTGATACTGAAGTTGAAGAAAAAATAATTAACTGTGATAAATATGATATAGAAAGATGTATAGTAAACTTAGTAAGTAATGCTCAAAAATTTACACCAAAAGGTGGAAGTATAAGAGTTAATATAGAAGATTTAAAAGATTTTGTTAAGATTACTGTGGAAGATACAGGAATTGGAATAGAAAAAAAATATCATAATATAATCTTTGATAGGTTTAATCAAATTGTAGATGAACATGGTGAGAATAAAGGCGGAAGTGGATTAGGACTTACAATTACAAAGCATATAATTGATTTACATGAGGGTAGAATAAAAGTGGAAAGTGAAAAAAATAAAGGTACAAAATTTACAATAATTTTACCTGTAAAATAA
- a CDS encoding PFL family protein: protein MNINNILETIRMIEEEKLDIRTITMGISLLDCIDSDGETCRDNIYNKIMNCAKDLVKVGKEIENEFGIPIVNKRVSVTPISIIAGATNDEDYVEFAKILDKAAENLGIDFIGGFSALVEKGCTKGDEILIKSIPKALACTNKVCSSVNVGSTRCGLNMNAIKDMGKIIKETAKLTKDVKGFGCAKLVVFCNSVGDNPFMAGAYHGIGEADVVINVGVSGPGVVQRALEKVRGESFDVVADTIKNTAFKVTRMGQLVGQEASKRLGVPFGIVDLSLAPTPAIGDSVANILEEMGLETVGTHGTTAALALLNDAVKKGGVMACSRVGGLSGAFIPVSEDAGMIDGVIKGSLNLEKLEAMTAVCSVGLDMIAVEGETTAETISAMIADEAAIGMINNKTTAVRIIPAPGCETGDMVEFGGLLGRAPVMKANKNSSADFINRGGKIPAPIHSFKN from the coding sequence ATGAATATAAATAACATATTAGAAACCATAAGAATGATAGAAGAAGAAAAATTAGATATAAGAACTATTACTATGGGTATCTCATTGCTAGACTGTATAGACTCTGATGGAGAAACGTGTAGAGATAATATTTATAATAAAATAATGAATTGTGCAAAAGATTTAGTAAAGGTTGGAAAAGAAATTGAAAATGAGTTTGGCATACCTATTGTAAATAAAAGAGTATCAGTAACGCCAATTTCCATAATAGCAGGAGCTACAAATGATGAAGACTATGTAGAATTTGCTAAAATTCTAGATAAAGCAGCAGAAAATTTGGGAATTGATTTTATAGGAGGATTTTCAGCATTAGTTGAAAAGGGTTGTACAAAGGGAGATGAAATTTTAATTAAATCTATTCCTAAGGCATTAGCTTGTACTAATAAAGTTTGTTCATCTGTAAATGTGGGTTCAACTAGATGTGGATTAAACATGAATGCAATAAAAGATATGGGAAAAATTATAAAAGAAACAGCAAAACTTACAAAAGATGTAAAGGGGTTTGGATGTGCCAAGTTAGTTGTATTTTGCAACTCAGTAGGAGATAACCCGTTTATGGCTGGGGCTTATCATGGAATAGGTGAAGCAGATGTGGTTATAAATGTGGGTGTAAGCGGGCCAGGGGTAGTACAAAGAGCTTTGGAAAAAGTAAGAGGTGAATCCTTTGATGTGGTGGCAGATACTATAAAAAATACTGCATTTAAAGTAACAAGAATGGGTCAATTAGTTGGGCAAGAAGCATCAAAAAGATTAGGCGTACCTTTTGGTATAGTGGATTTATCTTTAGCGCCAACACCTGCAATTGGTGATTCAGTGGCAAACATTCTAGAAGAAATGGGACTTGAAACTGTGGGAACCCACGGTACTACAGCAGCACTTGCTCTTTTAAATGATGCAGTGAAAAAAGGTGGAGTAATGGCATGTTCTAGAGTTGGTGGACTTAGTGGAGCATTTATACCAGTATCTGAAGATGCAGGAATGATTGATGGAGTAATAAAAGGGTCTTTAAATTTGGAAAAGTTAGAAGCAATGACTGCCGTATGCTCAGTAGGGTTAGACATGATAGCGGTGGAAGGAGAGACTACAGCTGAAACTATTAGTGCTATGATAGCTGATGAAGCTGCCATAGGAATGATAAATAATAAAACAACTGCGGTAAGAATAATTCCAGCACCAGGGTGTGAAACCGGAGATATGGTTGAATTTGGTGGGCTACTTGGAAGAGCACCAGTTATGAAAGCTAATAAAAACTCTTCAGCAGATTTTATAAATAGAGGAGGAAAAATTCCAGCTCCAATACATTCTTTTAAAAACTAA